In Streptomyces alboniger, the following are encoded in one genomic region:
- the alc gene encoding allantoicase has translation MAIPSFTGDASPYGGGEPYADYRTADFPFTQYANLADRQLGAGVIAANDEFFAMRENLLLAHPAVFDPEHFGHKGKVMDGWETRRRRGVSAEHPWPTEDDHDWALVRLGAPGVIRGIVVDTAHFRGNYPQAVSVEGTSVEGSPTPEELCGDHVKWTTLVPRTPVGGHAANGFAVDVEQRFTHLRVNQHPDGGIARLRVYGEVVADPKWLTALGTFDVVALENGGQVEDASDRFYSPATNTIQPGRSRKMDDGWETRRRRDTGNDWIRYQLVQQSEIRAVEIDTAYLKGNSAGWAALSVRDGGEGGEWAEALPRTRLQPDTNHRFVLDTPVVGTHVRVDIFPDGGISRLRLFGSLTEEGAARLAARHQELGG, from the coding sequence GTGGCGATACCCTCCTTCACCGGCGACGCGAGCCCCTACGGCGGCGGCGAGCCCTACGCCGACTACCGCACGGCCGACTTCCCCTTCACCCAGTACGCCAACCTCGCCGACCGGCAGCTCGGCGCCGGTGTGATCGCCGCCAACGACGAGTTCTTCGCCATGCGCGAGAACCTGCTGCTCGCGCACCCGGCCGTGTTCGACCCCGAGCACTTCGGGCACAAGGGCAAGGTCATGGACGGCTGGGAGACCCGCCGCCGGCGCGGTGTCTCGGCCGAGCACCCGTGGCCCACCGAGGACGACCACGACTGGGCGCTGGTGCGCCTCGGCGCCCCCGGCGTCATCCGCGGCATCGTCGTCGACACCGCCCACTTCCGCGGCAACTACCCCCAGGCCGTGTCCGTGGAGGGCACCAGCGTCGAGGGTTCGCCGACGCCCGAGGAGCTGTGCGGCGACCACGTGAAGTGGACGACGCTCGTCCCGCGTACGCCCGTCGGCGGCCACGCCGCCAACGGCTTCGCCGTCGACGTCGAGCAGCGCTTCACGCACCTGCGCGTCAACCAGCACCCCGACGGCGGCATCGCCCGCCTGCGCGTGTACGGCGAGGTCGTCGCCGACCCCAAGTGGCTCACCGCGCTCGGCACGTTCGACGTCGTCGCCCTGGAGAACGGCGGCCAGGTCGAGGACGCGTCCGACCGTTTCTACTCCCCGGCCACCAACACCATCCAGCCGGGCCGCTCCCGCAAGATGGACGACGGCTGGGAGACCCGCCGCCGCCGCGACACCGGCAACGACTGGATCCGCTACCAGCTCGTCCAGCAGTCCGAGATCCGCGCCGTGGAGATCGACACCGCCTACCTCAAGGGCAACTCGGCGGGCTGGGCGGCCCTCTCCGTACGCGACGGGGGAGAGGGCGGCGAGTGGGCCGAGGCGCTGCCCCGCACCCGGCTCCAGCCCGACACCAACCACCGCTTCGTCCTGGACACCCCGGTCGTCGGCACGCACGTCCGCGTCGACATCTTCCCGGACGGCGGCATCTCCCGCCTGCGCCTGTTCGGTTCGCTGACCGAGGAGGGCGCGGCCAGGCTGGCGGCCCGCCACCAGGAGCTGGGCGGCTGA
- a CDS encoding SDR family oxidoreductase encodes MSSLTGRTALVTGGSRGMGAAIALRLAQEGADVAITYVHGEAAAHEVLAKIEAMGRRGFAVRADAADPGDAAGAVDRAADDLGHLDILVNNAGIGVLGPVGDLTLADIDRVLAVNVRGVFLASQAAAGRLRDGGRIITIGSCMAQRVPGPGGTLYATSKAALIGLNKALARELGGRRITANLVQPGPIDTDMNPADGPYADGQSALTALGRFGSAAEVASLVGYLAGDDAAYVTGTELSVDGGHAA; translated from the coding sequence ATGTCTTCTCTCACCGGCAGGACTGCCCTCGTCACCGGCGGCAGCCGCGGCATGGGCGCGGCGATCGCGCTGCGCCTGGCCCAGGAGGGCGCCGACGTGGCGATCACGTACGTCCACGGCGAAGCCGCGGCCCACGAGGTCCTCGCGAAGATCGAGGCCATGGGTCGGCGCGGCTTCGCCGTGCGGGCGGACGCGGCCGACCCGGGGGACGCCGCGGGTGCCGTGGACCGCGCGGCCGACGACCTCGGCCATCTGGACATCCTGGTGAACAACGCGGGCATCGGAGTCCTCGGCCCCGTCGGCGACCTGACGCTCGCCGACATCGACCGCGTCCTCGCCGTCAACGTCCGAGGGGTCTTCCTGGCCTCGCAGGCGGCGGCCGGTCGGCTGCGCGACGGCGGCCGGATCATCACCATCGGCAGCTGCATGGCCCAGCGGGTCCCGGGGCCCGGCGGCACGCTCTACGCGACCAGCAAGGCCGCGCTGATCGGCCTCAACAAGGCGCTGGCACGGGAGTTGGGCGGGCGACGGATCACGGCGAACCTGGTCCAGCCGGGCCCGATCGACACCGACATGAACCCGGCGGACGGGCCCTACGCCGACGGCCAGAGCGCCCTGACGGCCCTCGGCCGCTTCGGCTCCGCCGCCGAGGTGGCCTCCCTGGTCGGCTATCTGGCCGGGGACGACGCCGCGTACGTCACGGGCACCGAGCTGTCGGTGGACGGCGGTCACGCCGCGTAA